The proteins below come from a single Aegilops tauschii subsp. strangulata cultivar AL8/78 chromosome 6, Aet v6.0, whole genome shotgun sequence genomic window:
- the LOC109765621 gene encoding glutamate dehydrogenase 1, mitochondrial-like, whose product MVFGNIGSWAAQLITEAGGKVVSIRDVTGAVKNSNGIDIAKLMKHSAENRGIKGFDGGDAVDPTLLLTEECDVLIPAALGGVINKDNVDAIKAKYIIEAVNHPTDPEATRQEHQHFATKLSCIC is encoded by the exons ATG GTATTTGGCAATATTGGTTCTTGGGCTGCCCAATTGATCACTGAAGCTGGTGGCAAGGTGGTCTCCATCAGAGATGTCACAGGGGCTGTCAAGAACTCCAATGGCATTGACATAGCCAAGCTGATGAAGCACTCGGCAGAGAACCGCGGGATCAAGGGCTTTGACGGAGGCGACGCCGTCGACCCGACCTTGCTGCTCACGGAAGAGTGCGACGTGCTCATCCCGGCAGCTCTGGGAGGAGTCATAAACAA GGACAATGTTGATGCCATCAAAGCAAAGTACATCATCGAGGCTGTTAACCACCCAACAGACCCCGAGGCCACGAGGCAAGAACACCAACATTTTGCCACAAAACTAAGCTGCATTTGTTGA